The genomic interval AGGGCGTTAGCGGGCTAGTCTCAGACCAAAACGGCTTACTACTGCTTTACAGTAAATACAACAGGTCCAATGAAAGCAACTCTGACTGAATAAGCCTATAGTGTGGTGTCAGATTAGACAGTTCTGACATGACAGACAACTGCACACAATTAAACTGTTGGCTAAATATACAGAATTGTCCATAAATAAAACTGATACAGCTCTTAAAATCATTCTAAGACTGTGAGTGGTGGCTTTGGCTGGCTGTAAAAATAGTAGCAAAGCCTCTGCTACTGAATCTCCGAGCAAGCAGCCCTCCTGCCTGCGCAGGCAGCCTGGAGTTGGCTGTGGGGCTTTGACAGATGCGCgaacagtggagagagagggatttctCTGTGGGGGTTGTGGGTGTCAGTGACAAGTTGGATGACATTGGTGCTGTTGGTACTGAACGGGAAGATTGGTGTTTGGGCCCACTGGAGGAAGTTCAGGCGGGTGGGGCTGGGGATGGctgaggggtgggggaggtTTCGTAGCCATGTTGTATGCGGTTCGTGTTTTTTCTGTGTCTTGGATCTTTGTCTTCTCATTGAGGGTGAGAATGACAGAGActagaggaggaagaagagagtaagagagaggagagaagtagCACTCCTTAGAACTGCAATCAAGTGGTTGAAATTAGTTAAAAGTGAACATTGGTTGACAAGTTGAAATTTCAATTTTTTGAATAGGATAATAAACTGGATGACTTGCTGGCATAAGATGGAGAAATTGACAGTGGCGGAAATTGAGTCATAAAAACAGGTAAAATTGAGTCATATAAACGTAATGCAGGCATTTTCTGCCTTCAAGAATGCTTTCCCTCCTCTTTGTCCTCAACACAGATTTGGACTTTTGGAGGTTTATTAATCCCATGGCTAACACTCAACTGTGAGAGCCTGTTCACTAGTTCATTCATACATCATAACTCCCATTCCCAACTGTGTAGCTTACTTGGACTCCAGATATTCAAGCACTCAGTGCTACATCCTCTATTAACCCCTGGCTGATGTCTAACAGGTGAGATCAGAGTATCTTTGTGAAGGATCATCAACCAGGCACCGGGACCAGGAACATACTGTGTGGCAGCCCATCAGTATCTCTGTATCCTTGGAACTGCTGTATGTGCCAGGTCACCTTGTGTGGATGATCATTATCAGTGATAGAGACTTGCAACTACCATGAAGATACAGTACACCCACCCattcccacacatacacacacacacacacacacacacacacacacacatatatacaccataagagagagagaaacacacttacacacaaataacacacagaacaacacacagacacgagGCAGCTCTTGTAACCTTGAACAGTGAACTAAATAACGCTGTTCCAATGGCTCGGCTACAGCTCCTGCTGGCATGTCGGTGACCCCGATAATCCTCTCTCACACCTGGCGCACATGAGAAGAGTCACACACTGGTCAAGATCACGCCAGATGTGTGCTGTTAATCTCCCCTCTCCACATGCAGGAGAGGGCCGAGAGGCAGGTAGTGGGCCTGAAAACCAGCAcgccagcagcacaacaataaCAATCCTTTTGATATTTCTCTCACCTGTTCGCTCTCTCCCCATTTAATATTTAGCAGCTTAATTTGGCATtgcgaacaaaaaaaaaaattttttgcaAAGCATATCTTTTGGCATTTATAAGTATAAAAAAGCCATTTATAAGTATAAAAAAGGAAGAGAACAGAACGTCTTACTAcagtgtgcaaagtgtgtgtcgacgcctgtgtgtgtgtgtgtgtgtgtgtgtgtgtgcatgcaagtatgtgcatatgtgtctctGTCACTCACTTACCTTTCAAAACAAACTTTACCTTGTCACTCACTTATCTTTTTGTCAAACTTAATTAGTGTGCTTCTTcttaaaggtgctataagcgatgcatggtaacgtcacttctgttgacgtttaaactaaacagagagctagctagctactctctccccctccctcccgtgcaattgaaactctcccaaACGCACATCTCATCAGTTTGTTATGTGTTCATGGGCaaggtttgcccaagttgttttgtggccGTTTTTTAAAGCCTAGgctgacagcgtttttttttttttacagtatatttggggcacaggcagctagcgggtGATGAGGTGATATTAGCTGTATGTAAATGTTTTAACTTAGAAACCGCGTTACATTGCTTATAGCACCTtcaagttttcttattattccCGTAAGACCACTTTTTTGGGCAGCTTCTGCTCCTAAACCTTTTGAAATGTCACCACCCGTCCAACTCTGGAACGTCCGGCCGGAACCGGTGTAGTGTGGAAAATGAAGATGCTGTCACTGACCCTTGTCATTCtttcgccatattggatttaatagAAAGCACAAATTGTGACCAATCTTCACAAAACTTGATGTCCATGATCTACAGatcaagcctcacaaaagtgtTCGCTCGTCACAGCCAAGCAAAACAGGAAGTAGGTTTTGCCGTTTTGGACATTGCGGTaatgcatgtaacttttgacccgtatgccCAATTTCGGAAAACGACATACTGCTGGAATCATTGGATCAAGCCAAGTTAAACGCACCCTATTACGTCAATTTCCTCCAGAATGGGTATCGGCCAAATTTtggaaactaaattttcacaggtcgcaaattttgtccgatcttcacgaaacttggcatacttGATCTTCAGACCATCTTCAGGTTACTGAAATAATTTTTGATTTTCAAAATCATTTACCTAtcacagccaatcgaaatcAGTCACgaagctgccaaacaggaagtgagttcaTATCACTTTCATGTAGCAAATCAAGGGGCCGTGGCCaaagggggcagccgtggcctactggttaggggtttgggcttgtaaccgaagagttgcactgctctcccatgcccacgcccctcactgcttcccgagtgctgctgtagcaggcagctcactgctccgggttagtgtgtgcttcacctcactgtgtgttcactgtgtgctgtgtgtgtttcactaattcacggattgggataaatgtagagaccaaatttccctcacgggatcaaaagagtatatacttataattATATACTTATAacaaaacttggtacagggactcgGACTCCATTGTGAGAACACATACATTTTGGTGCCCTGACGTCTAGGGGGCACAGCAACTAGCAAAAATGCGTTTTGGATGTGTGTTAATGCCTTTGACCCGTAGGCTGAAAAATGGCAATGTTGAAAAATAAGGtactgttggaatccttggatcaaGTCGAGTTCAACACACCATATTTCAGTGTTTGCTCCCATTGGTGAACCGCACCAGAGCAAGCACACTTCGCAGTTCCTCAGAAATGCactctagttttttttttgttttcctctGCACGTTGTTCTCTTGGTACTTTCCCCCTTCCCACCAAGTGTCTTACACTCTCTCCCAGAAACAGTTCTTTAACAAGACAATGACATCACTTATACCAAATAGCATTTAACTCACCACTGTTTTACCACCCTGgcttgcttgctctctctcacacccacataCTTTCTCTTTCCCACACCGTTTcacattcttttttctttctctccctttctctatctctctggctAATCACTCGTTTCCAGGGATTCTGTCCTAATCCTGAGGTTAAACAGAGTCTGTGTGATCTTGGTGCTCTCAGCCCTCGTCGGCGTGGTGAACTGAGGAGTCAACAGCGACCTGCTGCTCTGCAGGAGTCTGGGGGCCGAGGGAGTCTTCAACACTAATACTGAACAGGCAGTGTTGGCGGGGTTCCACCTACACCTACCAATTACCATGTATGAACATGTCAGGGTTTATAGGTCTAGTTATGAATTAAACACAATACGATGTACAGTATAGGTCACATGGGCGAGAATAAGAGAAAGGGAGGACACAACTTGTGAATTGTGTGTAGAGTTCAGACTTGATACAATTATGTTACAGACTGTAAAAAGCCTGTATTTGAAGATGAATACATTAGACAGTAGATCTCCAGTGCAGCTGTTCTTAAGCATCTCTACTTACACAGAATGTTCAGACTTCTCCAATCCCCAGGGGAAGCCCATACTGTTACTACAGTGAACTAACAAACACACCAAGCATCTGGAGGATCTTGTGAAAAGGCAGCAACGTACGTGCTTCAGGACCATGGACAGCACCAACCTCTCTGCTacggctttttttttttatcctttcagcatttctctctctcatttcactCTCTTTCCCACCTTCACCTTTAGTTCAGTTTCTAAGTCTTTGAAATAACCTCTTGAAATACTACTTCTAGtactaataataatgatgacaaTAATAACAATCATAATAAAGAGCTATCTTGACTCAACACAATTGATGTGAAATTGGGGTGTGATATATTTATCAGATTCCATTACCTTTTCTTCAGTCAGACTTTTTAAGTATAGCCATTTAAATGGGCAGGTAAGAAGTGATGCTAGAGAGAAGAGGCTGATAGATGAATTCATAATAATAACACTTTGCACCTGCTTGAGTTTCAAAGGGAGGGGCCTTCTCTTCTCCGAGACTATACTTTTCTTTAGGCACTGTGGGTGTATGCAGTTCTGTATTTCCATTTCTCTTGAGATTATAAATCACCCAGAACTTTTTGTCCATTTCTTGCAATACCAAAgatgaatatttcatgaatgGAATTGTGGAATCTGTGATATTGAACCCTTCCTGccctctctcagtctttctctctttctttctctctctctctcacacacacacacagcacacttcctttcctcctttctctctacaCTTTCACATTTTGTACTGTACCTTCATTCACTGCCACAGGAGAGGCTTCTGTTGTGCAACTAAGCGGCAGCATGCTTGCAGCAACAACTTCAGATTCACTGAGGCCAGTTTCACACGGGTGCGTGTACGCGTCAGCTGCGTGGCGTGTCCGTTATTTCGACTCCCATGTTAGACCTTGCACATCGCCTGCGTGACACGCACGTCTCAGACGCGCCATAaactatataatattttttacagGCACTGTGTTTATCTAGAGACATGCAGACTGCATGATCTAAAGGTGATGTGACAGAATATAAAAAATGTTTGTTCAATATGCTTTTTGTGGGCAGTCCTCTCTGATTCTTGGAAGAAAGTAGTTTTATTCACCCACTGACAGTGTTTTGATGTGTCACGGTACACAGAAGGAGGACTAGGAGATTCAGTTCACGGTGATGGGGATTTATTGAAAGGTAAACAGAAAAGTACTTGCAGGTCCAAAATTCAAAACAAGGCAAACACACAGGAGATCAGACTAAAGCAACTGAAGATAGAGGGCAGTGTCCAACAAAGTCCACAGAAACACGTTTACACGTCCAAAACTTAACTGAATCCAAAGAAGGTGATTGGTTTGGCTCATTTCTTGAAAcagaaattacatttttaaaacatcATTTGGCAAcagtgttggggagtaacggaatacatgtaccggcgttacgtattcagaatacaaattatgagtaactgtattccgatacagttacaagttaaatagttttaggtaggcctatttagaatacagttacattgttgaaatcaatggattacatgacgatacttctctgtttcataagtttactcactctctaaataaattaaggcaactccatttcccagaagctgctgaaagcaatctatgatgaaattgtttacatgtttaaatccaagccCCGCCTTGCACTAGCCTCAAAATGCAGCCAGCGCGCATTATGGACGCGTCATCGGAGACCCTGAAATgactgtttgcacagcaaattaggagtaaagtaagtggatgtaactcctgttcctcactgatcgtggttcctgatgtctgttcaaaggatattttcccaagtattaatagctcaggctacttcgccaatcggttacacagtttgctaagcaataaacaaagcctagttcacgtgttgatttagacctacaataaaaccaatctctaaaataggcactgcattctaatttttttattctaacttaaaatagctttatggattattatttttttctaatttgatctacatttacgttttaaaatgaattatatGGTGCAGCCTCTGAAGAATTATTCTTGCGAGTAGCGTATTTTAACGTGCGGTTTTTGATTGTTATTACGCGATCACGTTCATTTTGAGAgcactgatatacagtagcccatagtgtttacatttacagttcATTTGCGTTCCACCTGTCATATGCGCCCCTCACTTGTACTGGGTTGATGCCACCGAAAGatctcacaggcacacctttttaatttctggctacgcccttaaagtagcctatttattttgtttgttttaattagttttagtggtcaccttgctattttaaaggtgtatcaggtagcttagttgactttacattctcctatgtgggcctaacacttcagccatttggaacagaagaacacaccagaataggcctgtttagttagcctagaaatctagacgcaccctattacatttgctgccagggctagtctgcCCAACTGCAGATGGGAGTTTTGCTTACTGAAAGATGTTCTGAGGGCAGAAACTAATGGGATTGGTTTAATCAGGCAACCAATCAAAACAGAGGAGAGGCGGGCCTAACTAATTTGAGGTTGTTGCTGTTTATTTTCATAGTCGCAATTCTTGCTTAGCTATACAAATCATTGGGAAGGTAAGTTAATTTTCttgtgaaataaaaatgtgaaataCAAGTGCTAAATTCACAGTAAAATTGATAGTAAGTTGTTTTCGTGTGTGCAACTGTGCACCTTCATTCAAACCTAGCAGGCTGCGGGCTGAGCTAGCCTTAATGTTATTTCAAGAAGCTGTAGCGGCTAACGTTAGGCTAAGTTTGGCCATTTTAACGTTAGAGAATTATAGATCTAAAATAAAAATGGCTATGTGGTGTCTGTTAACACGGGGCAACGTGTTTTGGACATGCTAAAATGATTTATGACACAATGTAGGCTTATACATGTTCACCGGACTAGCCTGAAGTAAGCTCGCAGCAGAGTAACCTAAATCATAATTTGTCTGAGGGCAGTTAACGCTCTCTCCTGGTCCCAGGGCTGAAGTAATATTCTCCTGCTCTCAGGGCAGAGTAACCTAATTCATAATTTGTCCGAGGGCAGTTCAGTCTTTCTGCTGGTCCCAGGGCTGAAGTAATATTAATCCTTGTCTTAGGGCAGAGTAACCTACTTGTAATTTCTGTGAGGATTTTAGCTCTTCTGACAGATAATGGGATATTTGCATAGATTGACAGTCCTTATATATTTAACCTAGGGTGTTTGTTTAACCTTTATTTCTTCTCATAGTATCTCCAATTTTGTTGGAATGATGAGTGGtgagtttttttattattattattgttggtttgttgattttgtaaaaaaaaaaagttaatgttAAAAGTTAATGTGTGACATAGACAGATAATGCTGCCTTTCCCTCGTACAGAAATTGAGAAATGGGTAAAAAATGAGGCCCTTCCAGGAAACTTCTACCTAGGGGATGTGGGGCAATTTCCCTTGAGCCTTGCAAGTTTCCGGTCCATTTATAATCAACACTGCATCTCTGATGAGGTTTGAATGTTATATCAAAGGAATGTCTGATGcctgcatatatatatacatacatacatgcatgcacattatgcatacacacttgcatacatacatacaatgtTAGCCTACTGCATGATGTCCCAGTGCCCACTGTAGGAGTGCATCCTCTCCAAGTAAGGAACCAAAACTCATCTTTTAGTTGTCAATTTCTTTTTTCTAATATCAACATTTCTTGTCTGTAGATCATGGATGCCATTTTTTATCTGAAAGGGAAGGTAATGTGATATGCATACTTTTTACCACGTCATGTCGAGATCAAATCTTGGACTTAACCAAAACGTACTGTGTCTAGCATTGTAAATCCACACCTGCTTTATTCACAAATGTTGTCTTTTATTTAAGCATGATCAAAAATGTGTCCTGACATCACATGTAATGACTAATATATTGGACGGCACAAAAAGGGCCAGGAGCACCTACTTTGTGAAGGTATGATTAATTTATTGACCAACACACTAGACTGGATGCAATTTATACACAACCTCACTCAAGCCTGCTTCATGCTGGTAGCCTGTATATGTTACCTAAGAATACTGGGAAGCCCTCTACTTATGTGGACAGTTGTGCTCTGATAATAAGCCTCTTTAACCAAGACTTGGAACTCTAACAATCATAATAAGACAAGACCTACTGTATATTTTTCTATTACCCCATCTCCCCAGAATAACATTCTACACAGCAGTAGGTATATCATGGGGCCCTATTTGGAGAATGGTAACCACTGGACCTTTGTTGTaagtaaacatgcacacatagtgCTTACAATGTAagtaatgttttattgtttgttaagTTCTCTGATAATTCTGCATTGGGATAATCAAGTTATGATCGTCTTCTCCTCCAGTGGTCAAGGAGAGTCATTACATGTAATTTCTCTCAAACCTGTTCCACCACTCCAGGTTCCAAACATAGTTCCAGTCTCTGTCCCTGTTTACAAACTTTACCaatgctctctgtctctgtcctggTTTTTGTGCTTCAAATCACTACAGTTACTGTTTCCCTTTTGTAGCATTGTGACCTAACCTCCAAGGTCATTACATATGCCGATTCCTTGGGTGAGTCTACAGATAAGATGTCCGCAATCAAAGACAATTGGGGGTAAGTTAGGGAAACTTATGCTGAGCGGGTAGCTCAGTGGTCTAAGGGGAGAGGCAAGGAATCATAGGATTGCTGGTTTGAGTCCCAGATGTTGACTTGATGTTGCACGTCGTGCCAAGACTCAGTCCACCCAGCTGTAACATGGGTACCAGCTTCTGCTGGGAGTTACCTACGCTGGGGGAGTGTACGGCTCTTGTCTGCTTAGCACAATGGAAACCGGACATAAGCACCGGCCCAATTGGCCTTCATGTCTAAGAACAACTAGGGTAACTTATGCCACATATTGTTTCTTGGTCATCTCTGGTATAGAGAGAATGCAATGCTTTGCAATGcttccaaatatttttttttacattgttgTTAACCTGAGCTTTTCCTTTGACTGTTAGAAAATTTGCAGAGGCTAGGCAGACAACTGGACCTTGGACTATTAAGTCCTTTAAACATGCAAAGCAAATGGACAGCGTGTCCTGTGGTGTTTTCACCATCATGGTAACATTTCAGATAAAGAATAATTTTTCCATGTCATTTAAATGTATGTGAATTATCAAATCATGATGCTTCACTTCACATTAACAGTTTGCAGAATGCCACCTTAGTGTCTCCCCCTTCAGGGACTGCTGTCTTTtcacaaaaagacagcaatTGACACAAGAGCTTTTGGCAGCACTAGGTAAGAGTATTAATGTCTTGTTGGGTACTTTTGCAAAGATTCTCCTTTTCATGTCAATTTACAGTCACAGTTTGCTCAATGAGGCATATCAAATATTCATTCAAGTACTTGTATCCCACAGATCACACCAAACGATGTGGTTCTTGTGTTAAGCTGCTGCATGGCAAAGGGGTATACAATGTTTGATAACATACTGTGCTTACTTTGGCTTTGGCTAGATTATGCTTTTAGAAATCAGTGCAGAAAGGAAATGCATTTAATGAGTGCTTGAAAGTAGTTCAGACTATGTTTGAGAGGAATTTTTATAATGACAACAGAGATATGGACCCGATGATACCAAACGCCCCTTGTAAATGCAATCATTTTAGTTTGCTTTGGATAAGCAATTTTCAGATAAATTGTAACTCTTATTGTTATCGTCTAAACTTGATTCTGACATAATTGTGTTTTAAGGTCAAATGTGGTACCTGTAGTGGGCATTTCCACACTATGTGCCTGCAAAAGAAGGGCCTGTGTTTTCTTTGTGCTTGTAAGTTATCAGTTAAACCTCTCAACCCATTTTCAATCCATGATCTGAGTTCAGGGCTTACTGGCTGTACTATATCTGTCTCATCCATGGCTACTGGCTAGATAATAATCATCCCATGGCCTTTAccagatatacagtatgtgcctaTTCTCCATTTTGCTGCTAGATGACTGTGACGTTGTCCAGGTGGACAACACGGATGAGGTTGTTGTCGTGGAAAAGGGCACCAACACTCAGATGGGTAGGTGCTTGTCTGCTTTACTTCCACCCTTTCACACGGCACATGAATGGTTAGCCCGAGATTCTcgtcgcaattcaaaattccactggagctccaagcagatttgtacacgcagccttacaacaccatttacagctcttcgagtcacggtaaactgtcatttttggtacatagataatttagatacaccggtgtgggtgcttgcatttctttaggaatccgtcgtcttggtttgtacagaaattaatattaagtgacatacacacaatataatTGTTTCTATTTATGTATCAACAGAAGCAGACACCACAGAGGAAGAAGTTGCAGGTAAAACTTTTTAGTTCTGAGATTTATTTTGTAAGTTACAAGATCATCCCTGTTCATGAGTAACTATACCAGAATAACAATTTCACCAATAAATACAACATTACGTTTATGTTCCAAATGACACTTAATT from Alosa alosa isolate M-15738 ecotype Scorff River chromosome 4, AALO_Geno_1.1, whole genome shotgun sequence carries:
- the LOC125293971 gene encoding uncharacterized protein LOC125293971 translates to MMSEIEKWVKNEALPGNFYLGDVGQFPLSLASFRSIYNQHCISDEIMDAIFYLKGKHDQKCVLTSHVMTNILDGTKRARSTYFVKNNILHSSRYIMGPYLENGNHWTFVHCDLTSKVITYADSLGESTDKMSAIKDNWGKFAEARQTTGPWTIKSFKHAKQMDSVSCGVFTIMFAECHLSVSPFRDCCLFTKRQQLTQELLAALDHTKRCGSCVKLLHGKGVKCGTCSGHFHTMCLQKKGLCFLCAYDCDVVQVDNTDEVVVVEKGTNTQMEADTTEEEVADGGLAQESAAAEGEQDQPVGEHACADGGLESAATEGEQVLFEVESVLRISDGTKAKRGMCDPFRGSELPGSKVPAHHHNQPVLSGGG